Part of the Quercus robur chromosome 5, dhQueRobu3.1, whole genome shotgun sequence genome, TAGTTGATAATTttcgttaatttttttttttggtactctTATTTTGGTTGTGCATATTAATGTAATTTCcaataatttgattttgattgtgcTTCTTTTTTAGGTTGATTTTAGATgttttgtattaattttaatagaatgaattaaagtttttattttatatatatgtatgtatgtctgcgtatatataaaagaaattttgtgattttttgtacaagacaaacaccaaaaatgtttttcaagacattttaaaaatacaaccaaacactaTAAAACAAGCCATTtccattagatttttttttattagaaaatatattcccaaaaaaaaaaattatgttgaaACAAGTGGAGCCTTAGttattatgtgaaaattttaacactaaataaaaatatatatagaccTAAAACCCCACTTACCCACTTACTCTAATAGTATTATAATAAATCtataacatatataaaattaaagacTTCTAACTTTTGGTTGAACTCTTAATATTTTGTCACTTAAACTTTTGAGACCTTATAATTTTATACGCCattattctattatatttttaaactaattttaaatttagtctATATTTAAAACATTCCTTAGAATCctactaaattatattttctttaaatagtagaATGCAtgtcaagagccttgtaactgTAGGtttgtagctcaactagcacCCTTTTGTGTTTCTAGCAGTGACTACATGATTCAAATTCTCTCACactcaactattgaattatcaaatatatatggttttatatgaaaataaaattattataaataccTATGAGTAATtaccataattattaaattttatatttagacaaaaaataaaagatagaaaaaaaaatattttgtttaacttTATCGTTCATTGCACCAATTACCAACTAGTTACTATTTATCTTAAAAGTTTAATTAAGTGATACAAAAGgtgtttattaattattacccttattttaaaaattataagctACTACTAAACAAGACTCTAGTGAGTAAAAGACAATTGTTTGATTCTTTCTTAGATTAAGAATTTTGGGTGAGACCAAACTTtcatcataaaaattaaattgaacttGGACAAGCACAAGCACAAGCGCATGTAACAATGtgccttattttttttcttttttttttgctaaaatttaatttagttccTTAACTTTTACTTCAATTATCAAATTAGCTCCTAATTcctattgtttaatttttgtcaatttaatcTCTCACTTTGTCAAAACAAGTCAATGGTCCTTGTATCTAATTTTGTTAGCAAACAATGCAggttaaacattttttttatattaaaattttaactgaAAATATAATGAGACTTGTTTTATGAGTATTATTTAGAAATAGgaacatttttttagaaacaaacacatacgcacacaagagaaaataaaattctaacatAAAGTCACACCAAATTAACTCATTTAGAAACAAGAACTGTTTAAATGACTGCAAAACGCTACAAAGCCATATTTGACTCATTTTAATAAATACCCGAAATGATGGACCTATgactattaatatttaatagtaGTAATAGGGCTCAGCAATTCCACTTAAATTAtggtttcttctttttctcaaaaaaaaaaaaaaaaattatggtttcTTGAAGTTGTCCACTTATCCAAGCTAATTAATTAAAGTCTGCCCAactctcaaaacaaaaataaaataattaaaggcTGCCTCTGAGTTCTGACCTTGATTCTTAACCAAAAAAGGAATGAATATTGTTTGACATAAATCAAAAGCAACTTTTTCCTGCATATACTTAAACACCATGGGAGACACTGAATAGATTGGTAAGTGTTGTTAATCCGCTGGAGACAGTTAATCCCATTGATGTTCTGAGTTACTGGTTTTCACATTCAGGGTATCTCTGGAGGCCGCATTGTCACTTACCAACGCATTACATATACCTGTTACATAATATCCTTTATTTCAAAGCTACTTTTGCCCTCATCTCCAACACAGTAGTTCAGAAACTACATAGTTAGTTGTATAAAGGCTGTAGACCTTGTACTATATTATCTAAAGATCAATTGAATGGGTATGCCTTGAATGCATGGTTTTCTCAGGCCTGCTTAATTCTTTTCTCAATGCCTCAAATCAATCCACACCTTGAATGAATGCCTTACCAACTCTTTCTTTAGTAGGCACCTGTACCGCAATTCTCTAAGATGGCTAGACCCTGCAAGTGCAACAACCTTCCGGTCCCATCTGACAAGTGCAACAATTTTCCAGCCTAACTGCACAAGCCTGTATTGAATCAAATGAGCATTGGTTCATGGAGAACTATATTTTTAGCTCATTTCTAGTTGTACATACaaaatgttaaaacttccatTCTGACTTACATGCAACTTGTACAAATACATTACATAGTACTATGACAATCACCTGCTAGATTCaccaacaattttaattaaacaatTCTGACTTATTCTCCCAGCTGACAACACAGGGATCAGACTGATACCATAGAGCAACAACCAATCTAATCTTTGCCAAGCTAATTAAACATAACCAAACCAAACAATCAACACaactcaaattttgtgttaGGAAGTCTTGACCTCGCCACAGAGATTCAAATGCATAAAAACACCCACACAGCATATTTAACCATCACTCtcaaaaggagagaaaaaagaaaaagaaaaaaagaagtgaagcCTGACGAGAAATCCATCGGAGAAGCTAACAGTCACTGTTCATCAATAACACTATTTCTGCCTCATCTTGCAACCACCCTACGAACTGCCTACAGATTTAACCTATACATGCTACTGAATTCTAAGTATAGATCCAGATTGAAGCAATACTGCTACCATTGGGACTGGTATTGAGCCTTGGTTGAAAGGACACCTTTGATCAATAACTGGTTTGTGCAGTAAAACTTCAGGATGTGCCATCTGAGGaagaaatatcatttttatcaGAGTTGAGATTGATATTGGCCTGCGAATTGTCACCTGATGCCACCTCATTTTGTTGATTCTCATCTTTCTTTGAATTGAGAAACCGACCCCCACATCCCCTTGCTCTTCTCAGTGCATGCAAATGTCGAGATTCATGCAAATATGGCTGCAAGATCAGTTGAGTGATGAGCAATAAATCAATTTacgtttaaataatataaaattgaaagacaatTAGAACCAAATAAGACTAACActtaaaaggataaaaaaggCCAAGCAACCTCACAGatcacttatttatttatttggcaACCCACagatcatttatttatttatttgctcaGCATATGTAGgagggattgaaccccagaaaCTAACCCCACATAGGCCAGAATGCCATTGTAGCCTATGAAGCAAACTCAACACAATTTTGAATAAAAGAGGCAAGAAACGTGTGGCTTATAACATACCTTCCTAGACTTAATAGCTTTATGTTCTGATTCCGCTTTTGCACGAGACTGTCGACGTCGCAGGATGCCATGATATTGTTTTGCGTTCACAAATACAGGTTCCTCAACTGCATCTGATGGCAAAGGAACACCAGCCTGCTGGATTCCCATCAACTGAAGATGGACCTGAGAGGTAATTATCCAATAATTGTAAGGTGGATGGTCATAAGCAATGTGTGGTCTCAATATCAACAATGACCATATGTCATAAAGAATTAGAGATCAACATATGCCATCTTTTTTATCAATGTATCGACAGATAGAATCAAAGAGAGCATACCATTGGTTGCCCACCATAAGGCTGTGGAGGATAGGGTTGTGCATCATAGGGAGCAAAGATGCTTCTATAATAAGGATCTGGGTACGGGTATGCCCCCGGTGCCTTCAATAGAAAAGCCAATATGGAATTAGTTAAGTGTGTGATATGACTTACTtccaaatttaaatttgaaaaaaaaaaatcggagGGAGAAACCACAATCATTCTGTCAACTAGTTCAGTAATAAAACTTCAATAAGAACTGTTGCcaccaaaacattttttaataatacaagAATGAACAAGAGAAAGTTTAGAATTTATGCTACCTTGAAAGGGAGAAAGgggggttttcttttttgggggtaGAGAGGGGTGGCTACTACAACCAcctacaaaagaaatttttctAAGCCTATTGTTCTAATCTGCTTTCATTAATCATGAGACATTATTGTAATGCAAACATTTGAGTTATGGCTTTCACATGTAATCAGATCAAGAAATGACAACATAAAATACTACTtgagtctttcttttttattccatGATTTTCAGTGTTGccaattcatatttttttcaaatcctGCAATTGATATTAAACATTCTGAAATGAGAGCATACACATCACCACCTTCAGTTGActgctctaaaaaaaaaggttgaattcttcttctttttccttttatttttatttttattttttataactaataTAATGTTATTAAGATGGAGGAAGTACCTCATGTACACAGGATGCATACTTAAGATAGCCTAAAATTGCAACACATGCAAATTACAATCGAAATAAAGGGGAATCGAGTGAAATCTACAAAAGAAAGAGTGACACTATAACTCAAAGCACTAGACCATTCAAACAATGATCTAGTGAAATACGTCTTCAATTGAACCGCCGAGTTTTCCAAATCTTCAAAAGTTCAGCAATTCTTCTCCCTCTGCAAAGTCCACAACAATCAAACCATAAAAGAGGGAAGTAGGGAACCCTAGTACCCAGGttataaaagcaaaaacatgTGACCTCAGTCCTCACTCAATGACACTACAAAGCAGATTACCTTAGCTAATGTGTGTAGAGCTGTTGGCTAGATGGTTGAAAATATAATGCGCTGCATTGGTTGCTTAATGCTCCAATTCTTCTGCATTTGATTTACTCATAGAACACCAATCCACTaaaatatttcacaattttttcagATTGTCCATTGTCAAAAATTTTCTCCTTGCTGCTGTCCAAACAAAACAATCCCCACTTGTTAGGGCCCTTGGCCTGATAAATATTCCTCCATGGAATGGTTCCCGTTAAACCTCTATCAGAGCCAAATAATAAGATTTTACCTCACCAATCAATGCCCTCCCTATTCAAGTTAACTGAATAACTCAGTAAACTGATCCGCTGACCCAAGTTCCCAATCCTGTACAGCCCTTATACAATTGGAGTTCACTATTGAACCAATTCATTTAATCAGCCATATATGCATCCCTATCCAGTGCAACACAAAAAAGCTTAgaaatcaaacaatttaacataATCTCCCCACACAGTGGACCATTCCAAAAGCATACTCGATCCCTAATCCTCACTATGAAAGTAGCATGTCCGGAGAACTCCCAGCtcttccaaatgcttttccacAAACTTACCCCCTTATGCAACCCTAACTATCTATAACTTAGATATAATTATGCCAGCTCTATCTATAACATTGCAGTCTTACTGTTaccttaaaaacacaatcatgTTCCAATGATAGAATAAAGGTGAGAC contains:
- the LOC126726666 gene encoding nuclear transcription factor Y subunit A-7 isoform X1, which encodes MTSSVNDLSGQVSIFVNKGLFCALLLAVSLPSVVTFLPLEPWSKCIAIHDNSEADEQQKHSESQIHSSSPITGMSHPGVTASNVQYPTPPQLGAGPAMAPGAYPYPDPYYRSIFAPYDAQPYPPQPYGGQPMVHLQLMGIQQAGVPLPSDAVEEPVFVNAKQYHGILRRRQSRAKAESEHKAIKSRKPYLHESRHLHALRRARGCGGRFLNSKKDENQQNEVASGDNSQANINLNSDKNDISSSDGTS
- the LOC126726666 gene encoding nuclear transcription factor Y subunit A-7 isoform X4 translates to MTSSVNDLSDNSEADEQQKHSESQIHSSSPITGMSHPGVTASNVQYPTPPQLGAGPAMAPGAYPYPDPYYRSIFAPYDAQPYPPQPYGGQPMVHLQLMGIQQAGVPLPSDAVEEPVFVNAKQYHGILRRRQSRAKAESEHKAIKSRKPYLHESRHLHALRRARGCGGRFLNSKKDENQQNEVASGDNSQANINLNSDKNDISSSDGTS
- the LOC126726666 gene encoding nuclear transcription factor Y subunit A-7 isoform X5 — translated: MSHPGVTASNVQYPTPPQLGAGPAMAPGAYPYPDPYYRSIFAPYDAQPYPPQPYGGQPMVHLQLMGIQQAGVPLPSDAVEEPVFVNAKQYHGILRRRQSRAKAESEHKAIKSRKPYLHESRHLHALRRARGCGGRFLNSKKDENQQNEVASGDNSQANINLNSDKNDISSSDGTS
- the LOC126726666 gene encoding nuclear transcription factor Y subunit A-7 isoform X2, producing the protein MTSSVNDLSGQVSIFVNKGLFCALLLAVSLPSVTFLPLEPWSKCIAIHDNSEADEQQKHSESQIHSSSPITGMSHPGVTASNVQYPTPPQLGAGPAMAPGAYPYPDPYYRSIFAPYDAQPYPPQPYGGQPMVHLQLMGIQQAGVPLPSDAVEEPVFVNAKQYHGILRRRQSRAKAESEHKAIKSRKPYLHESRHLHALRRARGCGGRFLNSKKDENQQNEVASGDNSQANINLNSDKNDISSSDGTS
- the LOC126726666 gene encoding nuclear transcription factor Y subunit A-7 isoform X3; the protein is MTSSVNDLSGQVSIFVNKGLFCALLLAVSLPSVCIAIHDNSEADEQQKHSESQIHSSSPITGMSHPGVTASNVQYPTPPQLGAGPAMAPGAYPYPDPYYRSIFAPYDAQPYPPQPYGGQPMVHLQLMGIQQAGVPLPSDAVEEPVFVNAKQYHGILRRRQSRAKAESEHKAIKSRKPYLHESRHLHALRRARGCGGRFLNSKKDENQQNEVASGDNSQANINLNSDKNDISSSDGTS